In Desulfonatronum thiodismutans, the genomic window AAGAGATGCAGGTTCGTGTTGAGCCGGATGCCCCAGCCGCGCAGGAAGGCCCTGGCACACGGGATGTGCCAAGTGACGCGCTGGGCACGCCGGATGTTTCCGGCACGATGGATACGCCCGCAGATGGCGTCGTGATGACCACACCCGCGGAGGAATCGGCGGTCAGTGCAAAGGCTGAGGACCCGGACGCCGTGGCTCCCGCCGACGCGGCCACTGGCGAAGAGTCCGATGCGGCTGCCTCGGAAGCCGCCGGTGAAAAGGCGAAGAAGCGTAAGCCACGGAAGCGCGAGCCGTTGATCCAGACCGGACCGCAGGTGCGGATCATTTCCAAGCCGGAAGCCAAGCCCGACTTTTCCTATAAGCCCGAAAGCAAGCCTTACACCCCCACTCCGGTACGGACGCCCGGCGCTACGGAAGCGCCTGCTCGGGCCGGGGCGGACGCCGGTACGCAGGGCGATGGCACCTCGGATCGGAAGAAGAAGAAAAAAGGCAAACGCACCGTGGAGATCACCCAGCCTACGGTGCTCGGAGAACAGGACCGCGGTGATCCGTCCTGGAAAAAGAAGAAAACCTCCCCGGTTCAGGATCGGACCGGCGGCAAGTTCCGGGCCAAGCGGTCACGTCCCAAGTTCCGTCACGAAGCCGAGGGTCAGGCCGGTCAGGCCGGAACCCAGCCGATCAAGGCCGCCAAGCGCAAGATCCGTATGGAAGAGGCCATCCGGGTTTCGGAGATGGCCAAGCAAATGGGGCTCAAGGCTCAGGAGATCATCAAAATGCTGTTTTCCATGGGCGTGATGACCACCATCAACCAGTCCATCGACATGGATACGGCGACTCTGGTGGCCGCGGAGTTCGGCTACGAAGTGGAGCAGGTCGGGTTCATGGAAGAAGGGTTCACCCACACCCGTGAAGAGGATAAACCGGAAGATCTCGCGCCGCGTTCTCCGGTTGTGACCATCATGGGCCATGTGGACCACGGCAAGACCTCTCTGTTGGACGCCATTCGCGAGTCCAACGTGACCAAGGGCGAGGCGGGGGGAATCACCCAGCATATCGGCGCCTACCATGTGGAGACCAATCGCGGCGCGGTGACCTTTCTGGACACGCCCGGACACGAAGCCTTCACGGCCATGCGTGCCCGTGGAGCCCAGGTCACGGACCTGGTTATCCTGGTGGTGGCCGCGGACGACGGCGTGATGGAACAGACCAAGGAAGCCGTGAACCATGCCAAGGCCGCCGGGGTGCCCATCGTCGTGGCCGTGAACAAGATTGACAAGGAAGACGCCAATCCCGAGCGGGTGATCCGCGAGCTGAGCGAGATGGGTCTTCTGGCCGAAGCCTGGGGCGGAGACACGATCTTCGCCAACGTCTCGGCCAAACAGCGCATCGGTCTGGACGAACTGCTGGAAATGGTCCTGCTCCAGGCCGAGGTCCTGGATCTTAAATCCAATCCGACCAAGCGGGCCCGAGGGCGGATCGTGGAAGCCCGACTGGACAAGGGCCGCGGCCCGGTGGCCACCGTGCTGATCCAGGAAGGAACCCTGCGCGACGGCGACGTCTTTGTCTGCGGCCTTTACCAGGGCAAGGTCCGGGCCATGTTCGACGACAAGGGCAAGAAGATCAAGGAAGCCGGTCCGGCTTTCCCGGTGGAAGTGCAAGGCTTTGACGGCCTGTCGGAATCCGGGGACGAATTCGTGGTGGTGGCGGATGAAAAGATCGCCCGCCGGATCGCCCAGTCCCGCATGACCAAGGAGCGGGAGAAGACCCTGGCCAAGGCCACCAAGGTCACCCTGGACAGCTTCCTGGCCTCCAAGGCGGCCGGCGAGGCCAAGTATCTGAATCTGGTCATCAAGACCGATGTGCAGGGGTCCGCCGAGGCGGTCTCCGAGTCCCTGCTCAAGCTGTCCACGGACGAGGTCCGGGTGCGGATCGTCCACTCCGGCGCCGGGGCCATCACCGAATCCGACGTCATGCTGGCCGCGGCGTCTTCGGCCATCGTGATCGGCTTCAACGTCCGGCCCGTGGCCAAGGTCAAGGAAGTGGCCGAAACCGAAAGTGTGGAAATCCGCTTTTACGACATCATCTACAACCTGGTGAACGACATCCGCGACGCCATGACCGGAATGCTCTCGCCGATCATCCGGGAGTCCTACTTGGGTCAGGCCGAAGTCCGCCAGACCTTCAGCGTGCCCAAGATCGGCATGGTGGCCGGGTGCGCGGTGATGGACGGCAAGCTGTTGCGTAATGCCAAGATTCGCCTGTTGCGCGAGGGCGTGGTGATTTACACCGGCAAGCTCAGCTCGCTGAGGCGCTTCAAGGAAGACGCCAAGGAAGTGCTCAAAGGCTTTGAATGCGGGGTGGGGCTGGCCAACTTCAACGACATCAAGGTCGGCGACGTGGTCGAGGCCTTCGAGGAAGTTTCGGAAGCGGCGACCCTGTAACCATGTTCGTCCCATGATCATCGGCGTATTGCGGCTGGAATTCCGGCTGCACGGGAACGACTCCCTCAAGGGCAAACGCAAGGTGGCCCAGAGCCTGAAACAAAAGCTGCGCAACAAGTTCAACCTTGCCGTGTCCGAAGTGGAGGCCATGGACGAGCATGAGCGGCTGATTCTGGGGGCTGTTACGGTTTCCAACGACGCGGCCCGGGTAGAAAGTCGGCTGCACAAGGCCATGGCTCTGGCCGAGGCCGCCGCGCCGGTGGAATTCGTCCAGGGCAACACGGAAATATTTCGATCAACGCAGGACCCCGGAGATCTCCGCGCGGACCTGCTGGAAGGAGGCTCATGGTAATGCGTGGTCCGTCCCGGCGATCGATTCGCCTCGCGGACATGATCCAGCGGGAACTGGCTCAGTTGCTCCAAGAGGAGATCCAGGACCCCCGGCTGGAACTGGTCACCATCAGCGGGGTGCGGCTGAATTCCGACCTGAGCATCGCCAAGGTGTTCTATACGTGCACCGACGACCCGCTCCGGCTGGAAGAAATCGCCGTCTCCCTGGGCAAGGCCAAGGGATATCTGCGTACCTTGCTGGGTAAGCGCCTGAATCTGCGCTCAACCCCGGAACTGCGCTTCGAGCGGGACATTTTTCTGGAGGACATGGTTTATGACGGCCGCCATGAAAGGTAGTACCGCGGACAGTTGGGCCAGGGTGTTGCGCCTGTTGCGCGAAGGCGACAATTTCCTGGTGGCCGGGCACAATAATCCTGACGGCGACGCCCTTGGCTCCACTGTGGCCCTGGGATGGCTACTGGAGGCTCTGGGCAAGAACTATTGCCTGTACAACGAATCACCGTTGCCGGATCGATTTTCCTGGTTGCGCTTCCCCCGTCCCTTGCAGCAGAGCCATCCGGACTGGGAACCCCGGTGGTATGTTCTGCTGGATTGCGGCGATGCGAAGCGGGTGGGCAAGGACTTGGCTGGTCGCCTGCCTCTGGAGCGGACGATCAACATCGATCACCACGTCAGCAATCGGGATTTCGGCACAGTGAACCTGGTGGAGCCGGATCGGTCTTCCGTGGGAGAGATGATCGGCTATCTGGCGCAGGAACTGAACATTCCCTTGAGCGGTCCCCTGGGTGAAGCCGTTTACCTTGCCTTGACCACGGACACGGGATCCTTCAGCTACGAAAACACCGGACCCAAGGTGCTGGAGCTGGCTGCGACCATCATTCGGCAAGGGCTGAATCCAGGACGGTTCAACTCCCTGCTGCAAAACCAGTGGCGAATGAACCGATTGAAGCTGATGGGCGACGTGCTGAGCCGGGCCAGATTGTTCGATGACGGTCGAATCGGAATGCTTTCCATTCCGAGGAGCTTTCGCGAAGAGCGTCAGGCCACCATTGAGGATTGCGACGACATGGTGGACTACATCAGGCGGGTCAAGGGGGTACAAATCGCGGTCAGTCTGCGTGAGGACGAGCCCCGCAAGATCAAATTCAGTCTGCGCTCCTCCGGTGACACGGATGTGGAGGCAATCGCTTCCTCCGTGGGCGGCGGCGGACATAAGAACGCCTCCGGGGGGGAGCTGCATCACAGCCTGGAAGACGCGGAAGCTCTTCTGGTGCGGATGACCCGCGAGTATCTTGCCCTGGCGGATAAAAACCCTTCTTCCTTGTCGTGACTTTCCCGCCCCGTATGGAACCTGTCCAACGAATGGATTCCGAGACCCCGACGCGAAAACCAGCCCAAGCCCACGGTGTGCTGGTCCTGGACAAGCCCTCTGGCCCTTCTTCCACCCAGTGCCTAGAACGGATCAAGCGCACCCTGGGGCAGCGCAAGATCGGCCATGCCGGGACTCTGGATCCGTTGGCCCAGGGCGTCTTGCTGGTTCTTCTGGGCCAGGCCACGAAAATCGCTTCCTATCTGACGGAGGGCCGTAAGCAGTACCAGGGCGTGTTGCGTTTGGGCGTTGAAACCGATACCTACGATGTTTTGGGAAAGGTTTTGAGCACGACTGATCTCATAGAGGCGGACGCCCAGAGTGTCCGCACCGCCGTTCTGGAGTGGGGGCAGCTCACCGAGCAGGAAGTGCCGCCCTATTCCGCGGCGAAGCATCAGGGCAAGCCCTTGTATGCTTTGAGTCGATCCGGGCGAGACGTCCCGGTGAAACGAAAACCGATCCAAATTTTTCAGGCGGAGGTCCTTTTCATGGAGCTCCCCCTGGTGCGCTTCCGGGTGGAATGTTCCGCCGGCACCTATATACGTTCCCTGGTCCACAGCCTGGGGAAACGCCTGCATTGCGGGGCCGTGCTGGAAGAGTTGATCCGGGAGCGCAGCCATCCCTTCGCCCTTGACCAAGCCCACGGCCTTGCTGCCGTGCTGGAGGAATCCGAGGCGTTTTCGGGGAAAGTGATCGCGTTGCGGGATGCCTTGCCGCATTTCCCACAACACATTCTTTCTCCGGAACAGTCCCGGATTGTCCGCCATGGCGGGAGATTGCCCTGGAATTTTTCCGGCAATGGCCCGCGGGACGATGCGCCTCCGGCTCCGGGTGCGCGGGCCCTGTTTCTGGATGACCGGGAACAACCCCTGGCCTTGGTCGAGTCGCGCGAAGCGGAAGGCGTGTTGCAATGGACCATCCTGCGCGGCTTGTTTTAGCCCCAGGACCCGGAGTCGAACGCTTGTCGCTTTCCGGGACCCGAATCATTCCCCGAAGGGAACAAACAAGGAGGAATCCGCTGTGGTCATGAGTATCGAAGATAAAGCCAAAGTGATCGAGGAGTACCGGTTGAAAGAGGGCGACACTGGTTCGCCCGAGGTGCAGGTGGCTCTGTTGACCCACCGCATCAACGAATTGACCGGACATTTCAAGACCCACAAGAAGGACTTTCATTCCCGGACCGGGCTGCTGAAGCTGGTCGGGAAGCGCCGGGGGCTGCTGAACTATCTTAAGAAGAAAGACGTTCAGCGCTACCGCGATCTGATCGAACGACTCAAACTGCGCAAGTAGTTTTCGCGCATGCCTTTGGAGCCCCGGCGGCCATCGCCTAGCCGGGGCTCCGTTCACTTATTTTCAGCTAAGGATATGTCTACGCATTATGAATGATCTCATGAACTGCACACGCCTGTCGACGAACCTGAACGGCAAGGAATTCATCATTGAAACCGGGAGAATGGCCAATCAGGCCGACGGCGCCGTCTGGGTGCAGTGCGGCGACACCGTCGTGCTGGTCACGGCCGTGGCCCAGGCCCTGGACCGGGAAGTTTCGTTCCTGCCCCTGACCGTGAACTATCAGGAAATGTCGTATGCCGCGGGCCAGATTCCCGGAAACTTTTTCCGGCGGGAGATCGGCCGTCCCAGCGACCGGGAGACCTTGGTTTCCCGTGTCATCGACCGGCCCATCCGGCCCATGTTCCCGAAAAAATTTCCCATGGAAATCCAGGTCATCGCCACGGTTTTGTCGGCGGACCCGGACAACGACCCGGACGTCCTGGCGCTCACCGGCGCTTCCGCGGCCCTGCACATTTCCCGGATTCCCTTCCTGGGACCCATTGCCGGAATCAGGGTCGGCTGCATCAACGGCGAGTTCGTGCTGAATCCCAGCTTCAAGGATTTGACGGAAAGCACCTTGAACCTGGTCATGGCCGCCTCACGCGACGCCGTGGTCATGGTGGAGGCCGGAGCGAGCTTTGTTCCGGAATCCCTTATCGCCAAGGCCCTGGAGTGGGGCCAGCAGCAGGCCATTCCCCTGCTGGATCTGCAGGACGAGATGCGGGAAAAGGTGGGCAAGCCCAAGATCGCACCCAAACTGACCATCATTGATCCGGACCTGTCAGCCACGGTTCGCGATTTGGCTCAGGGCAAACTGGAAGTCGCGTTGCAGATTCCGGTGAAGGCCGAACGCAAGGAGGCCCAGAAGGCCGTGCACCGGGAAGTGGTTCAGGCCCTGGTGGAAAAAGGCGTGGACATCCAGGCCGTGGGCTCCCAGGTGGACGAGATCATGGAAGCCCTGGAGAAAGAGGTGATGCGCGCCCGGATTCATCGCGAGCACGTACGCCTGGACGGTCGGGACCTGACCACGGTGCGGCCCATTGACATCCAGGTCGGTCTGCTGCCCAGAACCCACGGCTCGGCTCTGTTCACCCGCGGCGAGACCAAGGCCCTGGCCGTGGCCACCATGGGCAGCACCCGTGACGAGCAGCGCCTGGACACACTGGCCGGGGGGAGCACCAAGCGGTTCATGCTGCATTACAATTTCCCGCCCTATTGCGTTGGCGAGGCCCGGATGCTGCGCGGCCCCAGCCGCCGGGAGATCGGCCACGGCCAACTGGCTGAGCGCGCCCTGACCCCGGTCCTTCCCCAGCCAGAGGATTACCCGTTCACCCTGCGCATCGTTTCCGAGGTCATGGAGAGCAACGGCTCGTCGTCCATGGCCACGGTCTGCGGCGCGTCCTTGGCCTTGATGGACGCCGGCGTGCCCATTTCGGAACCCGTGGCCGGGATCGCCATGGGGCTGATCAAGGAAGGCGATGATTACCTGGTTCTGACGGATATCCTCGGAGCCGAGGACCATCTCGGAGACATGGACTTCAAGGTTGCCGGGACCGTCGAGGGCATCACGGCGATCCAGATGGACATCAAGATCGCCGGTATCCCCACGGACGTGCTCAGCAGGGCCTTGGATCAGGCCCGTGACGCCCGGCTGCACATTCTCAAGGAAATGAACGCCGTGCTGGATAAGCCCCGGACGGAGCTTTCACCCTACGCCCCGCAGCTCAGCGTGGTGCACATCAACCCTGAGAAAATCCGCGAAGTCATCGGGCCCGGCGGCAAGACCGTGAAGGCCATCACCGCGGCCACGGGCGCTTCCGTGGATATTGACGATTCCGGAAAGATATCCATCTTCGCCCCGACCAAGGATGCCCTGGACATGGCCGTGGAAATGGTCACGTTCTACAATCAGGTCCCGGAAATCGGCAAGGACTACATCGGTCGGGTCAAGAAGATCATCGAGTTCGGCGCGGTGGTGGAAATCCTGCCCGGAGTGGAAGGCCTGGTCCACGTTTCCCAATTGGATACGGCCCGGGTGGAACAGGTGGCGGACGTGGTTCAGCTTGGTCAGGAACTGAAGGTCAAGGTGATCGAGGTGGAGCCGTCTGGTCGGGTCCGTATGTCCCGCAAAGCCGTGATCATGGAAGAGCGCGGTGAAGTCTTCGACATGGCCTCCGCGGCCCGGCCCTCAGGCGGTCCGCGCCGGGACAGCGGCCGTGGCCGGGATGACCGGGGGCGCGGTGATCGCGACCGCGGTCGTCGATAGGCACCTTGATTGAATGCTAACCTGACGGTGTAAACACTGGTCAGGATCGAGAAAAGGCGCTGTATGCGCCTTTTTTCGTTGGGGGACGATTGCTCTTGCCGGAGATGCCCCGTATGGGGCAGTATGCCGAGGCGTTCGAGAGTAGCCGCCATCTACGCCGTGTCTCCCCGTCTCCCTTAACCGTATCGCTTCCGGAGGTTCCCATGTTCGCTTTTCGCTTCTCCGTATCCGTCTCCGTACTCCTGTGCATCCTGCTTGCGGGGCTTTTGGCCTGCGCCCCCGGAACAAAACCCGAATCACAGCCCGGATCGCAATCCGGACCGCGACACGTTTCCCTGGCCGCTGCCCCTGAACATGCGGACCCTGGTCCGTTCCCAATGGCGTTTCGTGACATTGTCATCGAACATATCGCGGACACCTATTCCGGAGATCGGGTTCTTCGCAATATCGTGGTCCAGCCTCCTTCAGAAGGCGTGGCCTCGGTCCAGGAAGTAAATATGGCGGGATTCGTCGGTCTGGTGCGGATGAGCCTCAAGGATGAGGAGCGACAGGCTTACGTGCCGGTGGAATACTGCTATTTTCTACGTGAAGAGCAGGTGCTGGCTTTCGCGGACGCGCGGGAAGTCGAATGGTGCAAGCCGTAGTAGTCGTGGCATGATCGGCGAGGAAGGTTCACGGTCTGGGACGGACAATCAGTTGGATGCCGTCCCGGCCCACCACGTCGACCTGTGTTCCAGGAAGAACATTCGCGGCTTCGTCCTCGGCCCTGGCCTTCCAGAGCACGCCGCGGATGCGGATGTAGCCATCGGGCCGCAGCGGACGACGAACTTCGCCCCGCAGTCCGATCAGGGAATACCAGCCGTCGCCTTCACTCCCCTGGTAGGCCGGCCAGACGAAAAAGAACATCAGGGCGTCCTTGGCCAGCCAGAGCAGCAGGAGCGCCCAGGCAATCCTTGCGGAGACGCCCAGGAACGCGTGCAGCACCCACAAAACGATCCCGACCAGGATGATGCCCGGAACCTGGAACAAGGAGTATCGGAGCAGCGTTTTTCTGCTCCAGGAGGGATTTGTTCTGCAG contains:
- the infB gene encoding translation initiation factor IF-2 codes for the protein MANKIRIMELSSELGVSNKELLQVLRELDIPVKSHVSSISEEEAAQVRERMQRKDAPVDVQQREVQPGVILRRRRKVAKPDVQEASDAPEDQPGDSPAPEGTDGSVQDAGKEAAEKAEDASEAAAPAQRRAGKKTVDAPRARIIGTSEEPVAPGVKEPGAEKVGEDAPTTDASEEMQVRVEPDAPAAQEGPGTRDVPSDALGTPDVSGTMDTPADGVVMTTPAEESAVSAKAEDPDAVAPADAATGEESDAAASEAAGEKAKKRKPRKREPLIQTGPQVRIISKPEAKPDFSYKPESKPYTPTPVRTPGATEAPARAGADAGTQGDGTSDRKKKKKGKRTVEITQPTVLGEQDRGDPSWKKKKTSPVQDRTGGKFRAKRSRPKFRHEAEGQAGQAGTQPIKAAKRKIRMEEAIRVSEMAKQMGLKAQEIIKMLFSMGVMTTINQSIDMDTATLVAAEFGYEVEQVGFMEEGFTHTREEDKPEDLAPRSPVVTIMGHVDHGKTSLLDAIRESNVTKGEAGGITQHIGAYHVETNRGAVTFLDTPGHEAFTAMRARGAQVTDLVILVVAADDGVMEQTKEAVNHAKAAGVPIVVAVNKIDKEDANPERVIRELSEMGLLAEAWGGDTIFANVSAKQRIGLDELLEMVLLQAEVLDLKSNPTKRARGRIVEARLDKGRGPVATVLIQEGTLRDGDVFVCGLYQGKVRAMFDDKGKKIKEAGPAFPVEVQGFDGLSESGDEFVVVADEKIARRIAQSRMTKEREKTLAKATKVTLDSFLASKAAGEAKYLNLVIKTDVQGSAEAVSESLLKLSTDEVRVRIVHSGAGAITESDVMLAAASSAIVIGFNVRPVAKVKEVAETESVEIRFYDIIYNLVNDIRDAMTGMLSPIIRESYLGQAEVRQTFSVPKIGMVAGCAVMDGKLLRNAKIRLLREGVVIYTGKLSSLRRFKEDAKEVLKGFECGVGLANFNDIKVGDVVEAFEEVSEAATL
- the rbfA gene encoding 30S ribosome-binding factor RbfA, which translates into the protein MRGPSRRSIRLADMIQRELAQLLQEEIQDPRLELVTISGVRLNSDLSIAKVFYTCTDDPLRLEEIAVSLGKAKGYLRTLLGKRLNLRSTPELRFERDIFLEDMVYDGRHER
- a CDS encoding DHH family phosphoesterase, translated to MKGSTADSWARVLRLLREGDNFLVAGHNNPDGDALGSTVALGWLLEALGKNYCLYNESPLPDRFSWLRFPRPLQQSHPDWEPRWYVLLDCGDAKRVGKDLAGRLPLERTINIDHHVSNRDFGTVNLVEPDRSSVGEMIGYLAQELNIPLSGPLGEAVYLALTTDTGSFSYENTGPKVLELAATIIRQGLNPGRFNSLLQNQWRMNRLKLMGDVLSRARLFDDGRIGMLSIPRSFREERQATIEDCDDMVDYIRRVKGVQIAVSLREDEPRKIKFSLRSSGDTDVEAIASSVGGGGHKNASGGELHHSLEDAEALLVRMTREYLALADKNPSSLS
- the pnp gene encoding polyribonucleotide nucleotidyltransferase, with the protein product MNDLMNCTRLSTNLNGKEFIIETGRMANQADGAVWVQCGDTVVLVTAVAQALDREVSFLPLTVNYQEMSYAAGQIPGNFFRREIGRPSDRETLVSRVIDRPIRPMFPKKFPMEIQVIATVLSADPDNDPDVLALTGASAALHISRIPFLGPIAGIRVGCINGEFVLNPSFKDLTESTLNLVMAASRDAVVMVEAGASFVPESLIAKALEWGQQQAIPLLDLQDEMREKVGKPKIAPKLTIIDPDLSATVRDLAQGKLEVALQIPVKAERKEAQKAVHREVVQALVEKGVDIQAVGSQVDEIMEALEKEVMRARIHREHVRLDGRDLTTVRPIDIQVGLLPRTHGSALFTRGETKALAVATMGSTRDEQRLDTLAGGSTKRFMLHYNFPPYCVGEARMLRGPSRREIGHGQLAERALTPVLPQPEDYPFTLRIVSEVMESNGSSSMATVCGASLALMDAGVPISEPVAGIAMGLIKEGDDYLVLTDILGAEDHLGDMDFKVAGTVEGITAIQMDIKIAGIPTDVLSRALDQARDARLHILKEMNAVLDKPRTELSPYAPQLSVVHINPEKIREVIGPGGKTVKAITAATGASVDIDDSGKISIFAPTKDALDMAVEMVTFYNQVPEIGKDYIGRVKKIIEFGAVVEILPGVEGLVHVSQLDTARVEQVADVVQLGQELKVKVIEVEPSGRVRMSRKAVIMEERGEVFDMASAARPSGGPRRDSGRGRDDRGRGDRDRGRR
- a CDS encoding NfeD family protein → MFQVPGIILVGIVLWVLHAFLGVSARIAWALLLLWLAKDALMFFFVWPAYQGSEGDGWYSLIGLRGEVRRPLRPDGYIRIRGVLWKARAEDEAANVLPGTQVDVVGRDGIQLIVRPRP
- the rpsO gene encoding 30S ribosomal protein S15, producing the protein MVMSIEDKAKVIEEYRLKEGDTGSPEVQVALLTHRINELTGHFKTHKKDFHSRTGLLKLVGKRRGLLNYLKKKDVQRYRDLIERLKLRK
- the truB gene encoding tRNA pseudouridine(55) synthase TruB — translated: MDSETPTRKPAQAHGVLVLDKPSGPSSTQCLERIKRTLGQRKIGHAGTLDPLAQGVLLVLLGQATKIASYLTEGRKQYQGVLRLGVETDTYDVLGKVLSTTDLIEADAQSVRTAVLEWGQLTEQEVPPYSAAKHQGKPLYALSRSGRDVPVKRKPIQIFQAEVLFMELPLVRFRVECSAGTYIRSLVHSLGKRLHCGAVLEELIRERSHPFALDQAHGLAAVLEESEAFSGKVIALRDALPHFPQHILSPEQSRIVRHGGRLPWNFSGNGPRDDAPPAPGARALFLDDREQPLALVESREAEGVLQWTILRGLF
- a CDS encoding DUF503 domain-containing protein, encoding MIIGVLRLEFRLHGNDSLKGKRKVAQSLKQKLRNKFNLAVSEVEAMDEHERLILGAVTVSNDAARVESRLHKAMALAEAAAPVEFVQGNTEIFRSTQDPGDLRADLLEGGSW